The Streptomyces puniciscabiei genome contains a region encoding:
- a CDS encoding carbohydrate ABC transporter permease: MTTAKTDEVVREPHAPATPSDRRERDRLRRRLARRRGGGWWPYVFLAPWFVGLFGLTIYPMLDSLYLSFTDFDLLTPARWIGAQNYTHMFSDDPVFWDSVRATLLYVAISVPLKLALALGVAVLLNRPLKGIGVYRAAFYLPSLLGGAVAVAIVWRQVFGGDGLFNDFLGWFGIKGQDWISSPDTSIYTLILLAVWQFGTPMVIFLAGLKQLPKDVYEAAAIDGAGTLTRFFRITLPLLTPIVFFNLVLQIIDAFKTFTPAFVISNGTGGPLNSTMLYSLYLYKKGFADLQMGYASALAWVLFLVIAGFTAVNFIAGRYWVHYDD, translated from the coding sequence ATGACCACCGCGAAGACCGACGAGGTCGTGAGGGAGCCGCATGCTCCGGCGACCCCGTCCGACCGGCGGGAACGCGACCGCCTGCGGCGCCGCCTGGCCAGACGGCGCGGCGGAGGGTGGTGGCCGTACGTCTTCCTGGCCCCCTGGTTCGTCGGTCTGTTCGGCCTGACGATCTACCCGATGCTGGACTCGCTGTACCTGTCCTTCACCGACTTCGACCTGCTCACGCCCGCCCGGTGGATCGGCGCGCAGAACTACACGCACATGTTCTCCGACGACCCGGTCTTCTGGGACTCGGTGCGCGCCACCCTGCTGTACGTCGCGATCTCCGTCCCGCTGAAGCTGGCGCTCGCGCTCGGCGTGGCCGTCCTGCTCAACCGGCCGCTCAAGGGCATCGGCGTCTACCGGGCCGCCTTCTATCTGCCCTCGCTGCTCGGCGGCGCGGTCGCCGTCGCGATCGTCTGGCGCCAGGTCTTCGGCGGCGACGGGCTGTTCAACGACTTCCTCGGCTGGTTCGGGATCAAGGGCCAGGACTGGATCTCCAGCCCGGACACCTCGATCTACACGCTCATCCTGCTCGCCGTCTGGCAGTTCGGCACCCCGATGGTCATCTTCCTCGCCGGCCTGAAGCAGCTGCCCAAGGACGTGTACGAGGCCGCCGCGATCGACGGCGCCGGAACGCTCACCCGGTTCTTCCGGATCACCCTCCCGCTGCTCACCCCGATCGTCTTCTTCAACCTGGTCCTGCAGATCATCGACGCGTTCAAGACGTTCACGCCCGCCTTCGTCATCAGCAACGGCACCGGCGGACCGCTCAACTCGACCATGCTGTACTCCCTCTACCTGTACAAGAAGGGCTTCGCAGACCTGCAGATGGGATACGCGTCGGCGCTCGCCTGGGTGCTGTTCCTGGTCATCGCGGGCTTCACGGCGGTCAACTTCATCGCCGGCCGCTACTGGGTCCACTACGACGACTGA
- a CDS encoding phosphatase PAP2 family protein translates to MPSPAGHSSSALNRRGFLKTSLAASAGVLAAPAVAAWLPAADAKAATAPAAFVDDYQTNVIANLTPETNAVVRILGGFAQVWKTGYAWSTGTPLRPEVLRADIDYCARVTRTRTDAAAKEAFVYDRQHQSYALIAGLGPLADLYKAGAKAVTSITSAPDGTPATTISDAVPADAPAGSALGAGSHDSALGKVAELVDTVRGPYASANPSKYAYQYPRPWRLTEDSEVVDTGETDAFGFPVYDSPVVVAPQLLRQRGTSPADDGGFPSGHTNAFHLAALAYAYAVPERFQELVTRAFELSHTRIVAGMHHPVDVIGGRIMATALAAATLADPANAQLKAAARSQALAYFTARTGTTADTLYAYAHTGTDPYADRAANAGAVRPRLTYVLTRQGRDVPLTVPKGAEVLLETRLPYLTADQRREVLRTTSLPSGYVLLDGFEQWGRLNLFAAADGYGAFDADVSATLDAAAGGFSAADAWRNDIGGRGGLTKHGSGSLTLSGRNRYTGGTVLAGGTLVAGCEDALGHGDVRVAGGTLRVAGRLRVRGAYTQDAGTLEVALRAGHRAPLAVKHLAVLGDSTVLSLRLDTERPPAEGSILPVVDAPRLRGRFTGIEVNSGRLRAVPLYTAEGLSVRLVKR, encoded by the coding sequence ATGCCGTCACCTGCCGGGCACTCCTCCTCCGCACTGAACCGGCGCGGGTTCCTCAAGACCTCGCTGGCCGCGTCGGCCGGCGTGCTCGCCGCCCCGGCCGTCGCCGCCTGGCTGCCGGCGGCCGACGCGAAGGCCGCCACCGCCCCGGCCGCGTTCGTGGACGACTACCAGACCAACGTCATCGCCAACCTCACGCCCGAGACCAACGCGGTGGTCCGGATCCTCGGCGGCTTCGCCCAGGTGTGGAAGACGGGCTACGCCTGGAGCACCGGCACCCCTCTGCGCCCCGAGGTGCTGCGCGCCGACATCGACTACTGCGCCCGCGTCACGCGGACGCGCACCGACGCGGCTGCGAAGGAGGCGTTCGTCTACGACCGGCAGCACCAGAGCTACGCGCTGATCGCCGGCCTCGGCCCGCTCGCCGACCTCTACAAGGCGGGCGCGAAGGCCGTCACGTCGATCACGAGCGCGCCCGACGGCACACCCGCGACCACGATCAGCGACGCCGTGCCCGCGGACGCCCCGGCCGGCTCGGCCCTCGGCGCCGGCTCCCACGACTCGGCCCTCGGCAAGGTCGCCGAGCTGGTCGACACCGTGCGCGGCCCCTACGCCTCCGCCAACCCCTCCAAGTACGCCTACCAGTACCCGCGTCCCTGGCGCCTGACCGAGGACAGCGAGGTCGTCGACACCGGGGAGACGGACGCGTTCGGCTTCCCGGTGTACGACTCGCCGGTGGTCGTGGCCCCGCAGCTGCTGCGCCAGCGCGGCACGTCACCGGCCGACGACGGCGGCTTCCCGAGCGGCCACACCAACGCCTTCCACCTGGCCGCGCTGGCCTACGCCTACGCCGTACCCGAGCGCTTCCAGGAGCTGGTGACCCGCGCGTTCGAGCTGAGCCACACCCGGATCGTGGCGGGCATGCACCACCCCGTCGACGTCATCGGCGGCCGGATCATGGCCACCGCGCTCGCCGCGGCCACCCTCGCCGACCCCGCCAACGCGCAGCTGAAGGCCGCCGCCCGCTCCCAGGCCCTCGCCTACTTCACCGCGCGGACCGGCACCACCGCCGACACGCTGTACGCCTACGCCCACACCGGCACCGACCCGTACGCCGACCGGGCCGCGAACGCCGGCGCGGTCCGGCCCCGGCTGACGTACGTCCTCACCCGGCAGGGCCGCGATGTGCCGCTGACCGTGCCGAAGGGCGCGGAGGTGCTGCTGGAGACCCGGCTGCCGTATCTGACGGCGGATCAGCGCCGCGAGGTGCTGCGCACCACCAGCCTGCCCTCGGGGTACGTCCTCCTCGACGGCTTCGAGCAGTGGGGGCGGCTGAACCTGTTCGCCGCGGCCGACGGTTACGGCGCCTTCGACGCCGACGTCTCGGCCACACTGGACGCGGCGGCGGGCGGCTTCTCGGCGGCCGACGCCTGGCGCAACGACATCGGCGGGCGCGGCGGACTGACCAAGCACGGCTCCGGCTCGCTGACGCTGAGCGGCCGCAACCGCTACACGGGCGGGACGGTGCTGGCCGGGGGCACACTGGTCGCCGGCTGCGAGGACGCACTCGGACACGGGGACGTCCGGGTCGCGGGCGGCACCCTGCGGGTGGCCGGGCGGCTGCGGGTGCGCGGCGCGTACACCCAGGACGCGGGCACGCTGGAGGTCGCCCTGCGCGCCGGTCACCGGGCGCCCCTGGCGGTGAAGCACCTCGCCGTGCTGGGCGACTCCACGGTGCTGTCGCTGCGGCTGGACACCGAGCGGCCGCCGGCCGAGGGCAGCATCCTGCCGGTCGTCGACGCGCCCCGGCTGCGCGGCCGGTTCACCGGGATCGAGGTGAACTCCGGCCGGCTGCGGGCCGTACCCCTGTACACGGCAGAAGGTCTGTCGGTACGACTCGTGAAGCGGTGA
- a CDS encoding HAD family hydrolase: MTQLGLPDGIQACLFDLDGVVTKTAVVHAAAWKETFDAFLRDYAGEQGRPFDAVADYDEYVDGRPRADGVRAFLASRGIHLPEGTPEDPPDARTVHGLGNRKNVLLLERIHTGGVEAYEGTLRYLEAVRAEGLRTAIVSSSANCRDVLRSVGAEHFFDVRIDGVVSAERHLPGKPHPDTFLAAAHDLGVEPSRAAVFEDALAGMDAGRAGGFGYVVGVDRVGQADALYAHGATVVVQDLAELGGKQ, encoded by the coding sequence ATGACTCAGCTCGGTCTCCCCGACGGAATCCAGGCCTGTCTCTTCGACCTCGACGGGGTCGTCACCAAGACGGCCGTCGTGCACGCGGCGGCCTGGAAGGAGACGTTCGACGCGTTCCTGCGGGACTACGCGGGGGAGCAGGGCCGGCCGTTCGACGCGGTCGCCGACTACGACGAGTACGTGGACGGCCGTCCCCGCGCCGACGGCGTCCGCGCCTTCCTCGCCTCGCGCGGCATCCACCTGCCCGAGGGCACCCCGGAGGACCCGCCGGACGCCCGCACCGTGCACGGCCTCGGCAACCGCAAGAACGTCCTGCTGCTGGAGCGGATCCACACCGGCGGCGTCGAGGCCTACGAGGGCACCCTGCGCTATCTGGAGGCGGTACGCGCCGAGGGGCTGCGCACGGCGATCGTCTCCTCCAGCGCCAACTGCCGGGACGTGCTGCGCTCCGTCGGCGCCGAGCACTTCTTCGACGTGCGCATCGACGGTGTCGTGTCCGCCGAACGGCACCTGCCGGGCAAGCCGCACCCCGACACCTTCCTCGCCGCCGCCCACGACCTGGGCGTGGAGCCGTCCCGGGCCGCCGTCTTCGAGGACGCGCTGGCCGGCATGGACGCGGGCCGCGCGGGCGGCTTCGGATACGTCGTCGGCGTGGACCGCGTGGGCCAGGCCGACGCCCTGTACGCGCACGGCGCGACCGTCGTGGTGCAGGATCTCGCCGAACTGGGAGGCAAGCAGTGA
- a CDS encoding carbohydrate ABC transporter permease, which yields MSAITPSVSPVQKLQQLRSLTGPRRILLHTLLIGVAIVMLYPLLWMLSSSLKPDTQIFTHPGLIPGTLHPQNYSEGWSGSGNSFSLYITNSLIVTIGAVTGNVISCSLAAYAFARFEFRGKKIWFGLMLGTLMLPMQATLIPQYTIFYNLTWINTFLPLIVPKFLATDAFFVFLMVQFIRSIPRELDQAAMMDGANPLQIYWKIILPLMRPALVTTTIFTFIWTYDDFLSQLVYLQQNARFTVPLGLTLFLDKTSGSSYGAMFAMSTLALAPTLICFLVFQKRLVEGLATTGMKG from the coding sequence ATGTCCGCCATCACGCCGAGCGTTTCGCCGGTCCAGAAGCTCCAGCAGCTCCGCTCGCTCACCGGCCCCCGCCGCATCCTCCTGCACACCCTGCTCATCGGTGTCGCGATCGTCATGCTCTACCCACTGCTGTGGATGCTCAGCAGCTCCCTGAAGCCCGACACCCAGATCTTCACCCACCCCGGACTGATCCCGGGCACGCTGCATCCGCAGAACTACTCCGAGGGCTGGAGCGGCTCCGGAAACTCCTTCTCGCTGTACATCACCAACTCGCTGATCGTCACGATCGGCGCGGTGACCGGAAACGTCATCTCGTGCTCGCTGGCCGCCTACGCCTTCGCACGCTTCGAGTTCCGGGGAAAGAAGATCTGGTTCGGCCTGATGCTCGGCACGCTCATGCTGCCCATGCAGGCCACGCTCATCCCGCAGTACACGATCTTCTACAACCTGACCTGGATCAACACCTTCCTGCCGCTGATCGTCCCGAAGTTCCTCGCCACCGACGCCTTCTTCGTCTTCCTGATGGTGCAGTTCATCCGCTCCATCCCGCGCGAGCTGGACCAGGCCGCGATGATGGACGGCGCCAACCCGCTCCAGATCTACTGGAAGATCATCTTGCCGCTGATGCGGCCCGCCCTGGTCACCACCACGATCTTCACCTTCATCTGGACCTACGACGACTTCCTCAGCCAGCTCGTCTACCTCCAGCAGAACGCCCGCTTCACCGTGCCCCTCGGCCTCACCCTCTTCCTGGACAAGACCAGCGGCTCCTCCTACGGCGCGATGTTCGCCATGTCGACACTCGCCCTCGCCCCGACGCTCATCTGCTTCCTCGTCTTCCAGAAGAGACTGGTGGAAGGCCTGGCCACCACCGGAATGAAGGGCTGA
- a CDS encoding nucleoside/nucleotide kinase family protein, which produces MPLTFDDLLDRARGLVRDGRRAVLGIAGSPGAGKTTLAEHLVRALSADGPPWAAHVPMDGFHLADAELDRLGRRDRKGAPDTFDAAGYAALLRRLHEDTDDVVYAPGFERVLEQPVAGAIPVPPAARLVVTEGNYLLLTEGSWARVRPCLDEVWFCETDEQERIRRLIARHEQFGKDHETAAAWVLGTDQSNADLVATTRERADLVVPAGVLPATVLPER; this is translated from the coding sequence GTGCCGCTGACCTTCGACGACCTCCTCGACCGCGCCCGTGGCCTCGTCCGGGACGGCCGGCGTGCCGTGCTGGGCATCGCGGGCAGCCCCGGTGCGGGCAAGACCACGCTCGCCGAGCATCTGGTGCGCGCCCTGAGCGCCGACGGGCCACCCTGGGCCGCGCACGTCCCCATGGACGGCTTCCACCTCGCCGACGCCGAACTGGACCGGCTCGGCCGCCGGGACCGCAAGGGCGCGCCGGACACCTTCGACGCGGCCGGGTACGCGGCACTGCTGCGACGGCTGCACGAGGACACCGACGACGTGGTGTACGCGCCCGGGTTCGAACGGGTGCTGGAGCAGCCGGTCGCAGGCGCGATCCCGGTGCCGCCGGCCGCCCGGCTGGTCGTGACCGAGGGCAACTACCTGCTGCTCACGGAGGGTTCGTGGGCGCGGGTGCGGCCGTGCCTGGACGAGGTGTGGTTCTGCGAGACGGACGAGCAGGAACGGATCCGCCGGCTCATCGCCCGGCACGAGCAGTTCGGCAAGGACCACGAGACGGCCGCGGCCTGGGTCCTCGGCACGGACCAGAGCAACGCCGACCTGGTGGCGACGACGCGGGAGCGGGCGGACCTGGTGGTGCCGGCGGGCGTGCTCCCGGCAACGGTGCTCCCCGAGCGCTGA
- a CDS encoding ROK family transcriptional regulator, giving the protein MEHDVVTAPRLSESASAVFAVLARAGSATRPQLASLAGLSKPTVSSAVAELQGARLAALSGTASSGTGRTAAVYRLGPDAGAVLAVDLGPDLTRVRGCALDGTLLAEATGSRADAADAVRRALGALPAGTPLRSVVVAVGDVTERAAEGGAMRPATEKAGPVFDAMAVALPPGVPVHLENNVNCAALAELHEGAARGRGTFGYLRVGVGVGLGIVVDGRVLRGANGAAGELARLPYPWDDGREPRLEALEEYIGAESLLRRAAEAWRDTDGPCPVGTERLFALAGQGCAPARAVVARHAADVGRLAAAVAAVLDPGLIVLGGSTGVDPQLLPGVRAELARLSWPTEVVSSTVGDLGTVVGAARLAVARGVRTVTEAARRED; this is encoded by the coding sequence GTGGAACACGACGTGGTGACGGCGCCGCGGCTGTCCGAGAGCGCGAGCGCGGTCTTCGCCGTGCTCGCCCGGGCGGGCAGCGCGACCCGGCCGCAACTGGCAAGCCTCGCCGGCCTGTCCAAGCCGACGGTGTCCTCCGCCGTCGCCGAGCTGCAGGGTGCCCGGCTCGCCGCCCTCTCCGGCACCGCCTCCAGCGGCACCGGCCGCACCGCCGCCGTCTACCGGCTCGGACCGGACGCCGGCGCCGTACTCGCCGTGGACCTGGGTCCCGACCTCACCCGGGTGCGGGGCTGCGCCCTGGACGGGACCCTGCTGGCCGAGGCCACCGGCTCCCGGGCCGACGCCGCCGACGCCGTGCGCCGGGCCCTCGGGGCGCTGCCCGCCGGTACCCCGCTGCGCTCCGTCGTGGTCGCCGTCGGCGATGTCACCGAGCGGGCGGCGGAGGGCGGCGCGATGCGTCCGGCGACCGAGAAGGCGGGGCCGGTCTTCGACGCCATGGCCGTCGCACTCCCGCCGGGAGTCCCCGTCCACCTCGAGAACAACGTCAACTGCGCCGCCCTCGCCGAACTTCACGAGGGCGCAGCCCGGGGCCGCGGCACCTTCGGCTACCTCCGCGTCGGCGTGGGCGTCGGCCTCGGCATCGTCGTCGACGGCCGGGTGCTGCGCGGGGCGAACGGCGCCGCCGGTGAACTGGCCCGGCTGCCCTACCCCTGGGACGACGGCCGCGAGCCGCGCCTGGAGGCGCTGGAGGAGTACATCGGCGCCGAGTCCCTGCTGCGGCGCGCCGCCGAGGCCTGGCGGGACACCGACGGGCCGTGCCCGGTCGGCACCGAGCGGCTGTTCGCCCTCGCCGGGCAGGGCTGCGCCCCGGCCCGTGCCGTCGTCGCCCGGCACGCCGCCGACGTGGGCCGGCTCGCCGCCGCCGTGGCCGCCGTGCTCGATCCGGGGCTGATCGTGCTGGGCGGCAGCACCGGCGTGGACCCGCAGCTCCTGCCCGGGGTGCGGGCCGAACTGGCGCGGCTGAGCTGGCCCACCGAGGTGGTCAGCAGCACGGTCGGTGACCTGGGCACGGTCGTGGGTGCGGCCCGGCTCGCGGTCGCCCGCGGTGTCCGAACCGTGACCGAGGCCGCGCGAAGGGAGGATTGA
- a CDS encoding N-acetylglucosamine kinase produces MQDFMPVLVGIDVGGTKTHLRAVAEDTRVADHVRASSGWRPHDPVAAASWLAGLVAGGLPSGVRPSALAVGGHACETPRQCEQIRLALQLHFDVPALVVGDAELLVPAAGLDQGVGLVAGTGSVAVGRCADGTPVQVGGWGAALGDEGGAAGLVREAARACWAAHDRGEPPDALAAALLEAFGVPEVPALGAALECATDPSAAWGRHSPAVFAAAEAGSALAHSVISAGGRSLASLVALLARRGVAADDVVVAGGTILAQPLLHDAFTAALAEALPSARPQSLRVPPVDGAVALARSLLGTAAPSLR; encoded by the coding sequence GTGCAGGACTTCATGCCCGTCCTGGTCGGCATCGACGTGGGCGGCACCAAGACGCACCTGCGCGCCGTGGCCGAGGACACCCGGGTCGCCGACCACGTCCGCGCGAGCAGCGGCTGGCGGCCGCACGACCCCGTGGCCGCCGCGTCCTGGCTGGCCGGGCTGGTCGCCGGCGGGCTGCCGTCCGGTGTCCGCCCGTCGGCGCTGGCCGTGGGCGGTCACGCCTGTGAGACCCCGCGCCAGTGCGAGCAGATCCGCCTCGCCCTGCAGCTCCACTTCGATGTGCCCGCCCTGGTCGTGGGGGACGCCGAACTCCTCGTGCCCGCCGCCGGGTTGGACCAGGGCGTCGGGCTGGTCGCCGGCACCGGATCGGTGGCGGTGGGCCGGTGCGCCGACGGCACTCCCGTGCAGGTCGGCGGCTGGGGTGCGGCCCTCGGCGACGAGGGCGGCGCGGCCGGGCTGGTCCGAGAGGCGGCACGCGCCTGCTGGGCCGCGCACGACCGCGGCGAGCCGCCCGACGCACTGGCGGCGGCACTCCTCGAGGCGTTCGGGGTGCCCGAAGTGCCCGCACTGGGCGCGGCGTTGGAATGCGCCACCGATCCCTCCGCCGCGTGGGGGCGGCACTCACCCGCTGTCTTCGCCGCCGCGGAGGCCGGCTCGGCGCTCGCCCACTCCGTGATCTCCGCCGGGGGCCGCTCGCTGGCCTCCCTCGTGGCACTGCTGGCCCGGCGCGGCGTGGCGGCGGACGACGTGGTGGTGGCGGGCGGCACGATCCTCGCCCAGCCGCTGCTCCACGACGCGTTCACCGCCGCCCTCGCCGAGGCCCTGCCGTCGGCCCGGCCGCAGTCCCTGCGGGTGCCGCCGGTCGACGGCGCGGTGGCGCTGGCTCGTTCCCTGCTGGGGACCGCAGCACCTTCTCTCCGGTGA
- a CDS encoding ABC transporter substrate-binding protein: protein MGHQISRRTLFRTASGLAAAGALGPALTACAGGTGAGTTSDKLIMTWWGSDERHAAYKKALATFQKNNPKIKIEARYSGYDGYFDKFNTQVAGGSAPDLLQMDTALVAQYARKGILAPLDSYVGKSLDLTGFSKTLLAAGTVDGKLYGVPSGIGVNQLTVNRSGLEKLGLKFPDPEWTWADLKNISVDVYKKSGGKIYGTDDVGGGTLQAFEIFAREKGQQLFAAGGRKLGFTSDTLQEWWEYWAEMRKVNACPPPAITSAAHNDLTKNAVVIGKALFTFDTGVYGAGGSITSATLDFLPTPQGDFSGAREGNFVNGGVLLSATKAGKRFADSVKIMSFFAQDPTAIKDMQLQRGIPPTEKARNLIKAGLDDTDKRNMAMADYISKRVAKATDALPAPQPPPQGADQVWDLLFQSNLAIAFGKATIKSQLGKFFDQAAGILSN, encoded by the coding sequence GTGGGTCACCAGATCTCGCGCAGAACCCTCTTCCGCACCGCGAGCGGGCTCGCCGCCGCAGGCGCCCTCGGCCCGGCCCTCACCGCCTGCGCCGGCGGCACCGGAGCCGGCACCACCAGCGACAAGCTCATCATGACCTGGTGGGGCAGCGACGAGCGGCACGCGGCCTACAAGAAGGCCCTCGCGACCTTCCAGAAGAACAACCCCAAGATCAAGATAGAGGCCCGGTACTCGGGCTACGACGGCTACTTCGACAAGTTCAACACCCAGGTCGCCGGCGGCAGCGCCCCCGACCTGCTCCAGATGGACACCGCGCTGGTCGCCCAGTACGCCCGCAAGGGCATCCTCGCCCCGCTCGACTCCTACGTCGGCAAGTCCCTGGACCTGACGGGCTTCTCGAAGACGCTGCTGGCCGCCGGCACGGTCGACGGCAAGCTGTACGGCGTCCCCTCCGGCATCGGTGTCAACCAGCTCACCGTCAACCGCAGCGGCCTGGAGAAGCTCGGGCTGAAGTTCCCGGACCCGGAGTGGACCTGGGCCGACCTGAAGAACATCTCGGTCGACGTGTACAAGAAGAGCGGCGGCAAGATCTACGGCACCGACGACGTGGGCGGCGGCACCCTTCAGGCCTTCGAGATCTTCGCCCGGGAGAAGGGCCAGCAGCTGTTCGCCGCGGGCGGCAGGAAGCTCGGCTTCACCTCGGACACCCTCCAGGAGTGGTGGGAGTACTGGGCCGAGATGCGCAAGGTCAACGCCTGCCCCCCGCCGGCCATCACCTCCGCCGCGCACAACGACCTCACCAAGAACGCCGTCGTGATCGGCAAGGCGCTGTTCACCTTCGACACCGGTGTATACGGCGCGGGCGGCTCGATCACCAGCGCCACACTGGACTTCCTGCCCACCCCGCAGGGCGACTTCTCCGGCGCCCGCGAGGGCAACTTCGTCAACGGCGGTGTCCTGCTGAGCGCCACGAAGGCCGGCAAGAGGTTCGCCGACTCCGTGAAGATCATGTCGTTCTTCGCGCAGGACCCGACGGCGATCAAGGACATGCAGCTGCAGCGGGGCATCCCGCCGACGGAGAAGGCCCGGAACCTGATCAAGGCGGGCCTGGACGACACGGACAAGCGCAACATGGCGATGGCCGACTACATCTCCAAGCGTGTCGCCAAGGCCACGGACGCGCTGCCGGCCCCGCAGCCGCCGCCGCAGGGCGCCGACCAGGTCTGGGACCTGCTGTTCCAGTCCAATCTGGCGATCGCCTTCGGCAAGGCGACGATCAAGTCGCAGCTCGGCAAGTTCTTCGATCAGGCGGCGGGAATCCTGTCCAACTAG